A window of the Sphaerobacter thermophilus DSM 20745 genome harbors these coding sequences:
- the rfbB gene encoding dTDP-glucose 4,6-dehydratase, with amino-acid sequence MRQDLRHVLVTGGAGFIGSNFVRYLLERGVPRVTVYDKLTYAGNRANLADIEDHPGFRFIHADICDRADVATAMRGCDAVVNFAAETHVDRSLLDADDFLRTNVVGTHVLLEAAREHGVRHFVHVSTDEVYGDVPVGESREEDPLRPRSPYSASKAGGEMMVLAAVATHGVPATITRGSNTYGPYQYPEKFIPLMITNALEGRPLPIYGDGLQVRDWIHVLDHCSGIETVLLKGKPGEAYNIGGGNPRQNLDVAREILDLLGQPHDLIQHVEDRLGHDRRYALATGKLRALGWRPQVPFEQGLRDTVEWYRERRDWWEPLRDAAFAEYYGRNYGSRAVIKAPDNR; translated from the coding sequence GTGCGACAAGATCTGCGGCATGTGCTCGTCACCGGCGGCGCGGGGTTTATCGGCAGCAACTTCGTCCGCTACCTCCTGGAGCGCGGGGTGCCGCGGGTCACGGTGTACGACAAGCTGACTTACGCCGGGAACCGGGCGAACCTGGCCGACATCGAGGACCATCCGGGTTTCCGCTTCATTCATGCCGATATCTGCGACCGCGCCGACGTCGCGACTGCGATGCGTGGCTGCGATGCCGTGGTGAATTTCGCCGCCGAGACCCACGTCGACCGCTCGCTGCTGGATGCGGACGACTTCCTGCGCACGAACGTCGTCGGGACCCACGTCCTGCTCGAGGCGGCGCGAGAGCATGGGGTGCGGCACTTCGTCCATGTCAGCACGGATGAGGTTTACGGCGACGTCCCGGTCGGGGAGTCTCGTGAGGAGGATCCGCTCCGGCCGCGCAGCCCTTACTCGGCGAGCAAGGCCGGGGGGGAAATGATGGTCCTCGCCGCTGTGGCGACTCACGGGGTGCCGGCGACCATCACCCGCGGGTCGAACACATACGGCCCGTACCAGTATCCGGAGAAGTTCATCCCCCTGATGATCACCAACGCCCTGGAGGGGCGACCGCTGCCGATCTACGGCGATGGCCTCCAGGTGCGCGACTGGATCCACGTGCTCGACCACTGCTCTGGGATCGAGACGGTACTCCTCAAGGGGAAGCCCGGCGAGGCGTACAACATCGGCGGCGGCAACCCTCGCCAGAACCTCGATGTCGCGCGTGAGATCCTTGATCTCCTCGGGCAGCCGCACGACCTGATCCAGCACGTCGAGGACCGCCTGGGACACGACCGGCGCTACGCGTTGGCAACCGGCAAGCTGCGTGCACTCGGCTGGCGCCCGCAGGTGCCCTTCGAGCAGGGACTGCGCGATACGGTCGAGTGGTACCGGGAGCGCCGGGATTGGTGGGAGCCGCTGCGCGACGCGGCCTTCGCCGAGTACTACGGCCGGAACTACGGTTCCCGCGCCGTCATCAAGGCGCCAGACAACCGGTGA
- a CDS encoding SpoIIE family protein phosphatase: protein MPVTIELAVAKTHKFGTRESGDTVELVERPGGGFSAVLVDGQGSGAGAKRLSLLVAGAAVRLLNEGVRDGAAARAAHDFLYAMRDGKVSAALDILSVDLASRSVLVTRNSEVPMLLGRNGEFEQISESGGRIGIYRHTRPRVLEFPAEPGLTVILVSDGIIGAGGRRGQPLEFLATGGRVAGPETPAQAIADELLEAALVADDGRAGDDMTVVVLRLRNVEEVEPIRRMALTVPLG from the coding sequence ATGCCGGTGACCATCGAGCTGGCTGTTGCCAAGACACACAAGTTCGGCACTCGCGAGAGCGGTGACACCGTCGAGCTGGTCGAGCGACCGGGCGGAGGCTTCTCAGCGGTGCTGGTCGATGGGCAGGGGAGCGGCGCCGGTGCCAAGCGGCTGAGCCTGCTCGTGGCCGGGGCGGCGGTGCGGCTCTTGAACGAGGGGGTACGGGACGGCGCGGCCGCCCGGGCCGCGCATGACTTCCTCTACGCCATGCGTGATGGTAAGGTCTCCGCTGCGCTCGATATCCTCTCCGTCGACCTCGCCTCGCGCTCGGTGCTCGTCACCCGCAACAGCGAGGTACCGATGCTGCTCGGACGGAACGGCGAGTTCGAGCAGATCTCGGAGTCCGGCGGGCGGATCGGGATCTACCGGCACACCCGCCCCCGCGTGCTGGAGTTCCCGGCCGAGCCTGGCCTGACGGTCATCCTGGTCAGTGACGGCATCATCGGTGCCGGCGGGCGGCGGGGGCAGCCGCTGGAGTTCTTGGCAACGGGCGGGCGCGTGGCCGGCCCGGAGACACCGGCCCAGGCGATCGCTGATGAGCTCCTCGAAGCTGCACTGGTGGCCGACGACGGCCGAGCCGGCGACGACATGACCGTGGTGGTCCTGCGCCTGCGCAATGTCGAGGAGGTTGAACCGATCCGCCGCATGGCGTTGACGGTGCCGCTTGGCTGA
- the ggt gene encoding gamma-glutamyltransferase, which yields MVVAPQPLAVEEGVKVLRSGGNAFDAAVTAAFVQMVVDPQMCGVAGFGVANLRAADGRHEVIDFNGTAGSRVTPDMWKDIVIEQDWTGYGYHVQGAVNDVGYGSIMTPGTVAGMAETLRRFGTISWADALAPAIRIAEEGFPVTPELWWLWNQPVPRERIAMRERLKATDANRKLYFRDDTETLRPGELLRNPDFAQVLRRLAEAGPEDLYTGEIAARMAEDLEQNGAFVTKEDLANYRVQVQTPLTTTYRGYTVHTNNLAGGGPCLAQILHILEHRDIASLGLNSVEYIDFVARAMQAGFHDWYTYGGDPRFVDVPVDWLLSRERAAEWFTRISNREPITVPLYPEPASTTHITVVDAEGNCAAITHSLGSSSGVVTPGLGFTYNNIMNAANPIPGQPNSIAPGKARLTGMCPTIVLQGDEPVLVLGAPGGTRIITGVLQVLLNVIDHGLGPVEAVSAPRFDAQSHRLDTETRIPSWVKEELGRRGFQIVPIPAAYWTFPLVQAVTRDPVTGELRGGADPRLGGAAMSA from the coding sequence ATGGTCGTCGCGCCGCAGCCGCTGGCGGTGGAGGAGGGTGTCAAGGTCCTTCGCAGTGGGGGCAATGCCTTTGATGCCGCTGTGACGGCCGCGTTTGTCCAGATGGTGGTCGATCCGCAGATGTGCGGGGTGGCCGGGTTCGGCGTCGCCAACCTCCGTGCAGCGGACGGGCGACACGAGGTCATCGACTTCAACGGGACAGCCGGATCACGCGTCACGCCCGACATGTGGAAGGACATCGTCATCGAACAGGACTGGACGGGTTACGGCTACCACGTCCAGGGCGCCGTCAACGATGTCGGCTACGGCTCGATCATGACGCCGGGTACCGTCGCGGGCATGGCTGAGACCCTGCGCCGCTTCGGCACGATCTCCTGGGCCGATGCCCTGGCACCGGCCATCCGGATCGCTGAGGAGGGCTTCCCCGTCACCCCCGAACTGTGGTGGCTCTGGAATCAGCCGGTACCCCGCGAGCGAATCGCGATGCGGGAGCGCCTCAAGGCGACCGACGCGAACCGGAAGCTCTACTTCCGCGACGACACCGAGACGCTGCGGCCAGGCGAGCTGCTACGCAACCCGGACTTTGCCCAGGTGCTGCGCCGCCTTGCAGAGGCGGGGCCGGAGGATCTCTATACCGGCGAGATCGCCGCCCGGATGGCCGAGGATCTGGAGCAGAACGGGGCGTTCGTCACAAAGGAAGACCTGGCCAACTATCGGGTGCAGGTCCAGACGCCGCTGACGACGACCTACCGCGGCTACACGGTCCACACCAACAACCTGGCCGGCGGCGGCCCGTGCCTGGCGCAGATCCTCCACATCCTGGAGCACCGCGACATTGCGTCGCTCGGCCTGAACAGCGTGGAATACATCGACTTCGTCGCGCGGGCGATGCAGGCCGGGTTCCACGACTGGTACACCTACGGGGGCGACCCCCGATTTGTCGATGTGCCGGTCGACTGGCTCCTCTCCCGTGAGCGTGCAGCAGAGTGGTTCACTCGCATCAGCAACCGCGAGCCTATCACCGTCCCGCTCTACCCGGAGCCGGCCTCGACGACGCACATCACCGTGGTCGACGCCGAGGGCAACTGCGCGGCGATTACCCACTCGCTCGGGTCCTCCAGCGGCGTCGTGACGCCGGGCCTGGGTTTCACCTACAACAACATCATGAACGCGGCCAACCCCATCCCCGGCCAGCCGAACTCGATCGCGCCGGGGAAAGCACGGCTCACCGGGATGTGCCCCACCATCGTTCTCCAGGGCGACGAGCCTGTACTCGTGCTCGGCGCGCCTGGCGGAACGCGGATCATCACCGGCGTGCTCCAGGTTCTGCTCAATGTGATAGACCACGGCCTCGGACCGGTAGAGGCTGTCTCCGCCCCGCGGTTCGACGCTCAGAGCCACCGCCTTGACACCGAGACGCGCATCCCCTCGTGGGTCAAGGAGGAACTGGGCCGGCGGGGGTTCCAGATCGTGCCCATCCCGGCTGCGTACTGGACCTTCCCGCTGGTCCAGGCAGTGACGCGGGACCCAGTGACGGGCGAACTCAGAGGCGGCGCGGACCCACGACTCGGTGGGGCGGCGATGAGCGCCTGA